From the Arvicola amphibius chromosome 2, mArvAmp1.2, whole genome shotgun sequence genome, one window contains:
- the LOC119806554 gene encoding killer cell lectin-like receptor subfamily B member 1 gives MDESMVYNNLNLSSTRGLRNASPPSLPSDACRCPNWHQLALKLGCAGLILLVLSLTGLSVLVRVLVQKPPIEKCGVSAQEIMAKTTGRSTIPTCLKDWQSYKNKCLFISQISRPWSEGLADCSVRGATLLLIENQEELRYFQNFSKIEGHQFYIGLKYLQVEHIWKWTNGSTLNSELLQVTGKDKENSCAVISQTEVFSDTCSADNRWVCQKKLKHV, from the exons ATGGATGAATCAATGGTTTACAATAACTTAAACTTATCCAGTACTCGTGGGCTTAGGAATGCATcacctccatctcttccttcag ATGCCTGTCGATGCCCAAACTGGCATCAGTTGGCTCTGAAACTTGGCTGTGCTGGGCTGATCCTTCTTGTCTTGAGCCTGACTGGACTCAGTGTCTTAG TGCGAGTCTTAGTGCAAAAACCACCAATAGAAAAATGCGGTGTGTCTGCTCAAGAGATTATGGCTAAAACAACAG GGAGATCAACCATTCCAACATGCCTGAAAGATTGGCAGTCATACAAgaataaatgcttatttatttctcaaatttCAAGACCTTGGTCTGAAGGTCTAGCTGACTGCTCTGTGAGAGGAGCCACTCTGCTGCTCATTGAAAATCAAGAAGAATTG AGATACTTTCAGAATTTCTCAAAGATAGAAGGACATCAGTTTTATATTGGACTAAAATATTTACAAGTGGAGCATATCTGGAAGTGGACAAATGGTTCTACTTTAAATTCTGAGCT ATTACAAGTCACTGGCAAGGACAAAGAAAACAGCTGTGCGGTCATCTCACAGACAGAAGTGTTTTCTGACACCTGTTCTGCAGACAACCGTTGGGTCTGCCAAAAGAAACTGAAACATGTATGA